A genomic region of Gammaproteobacteria bacterium contains the following coding sequences:
- a CDS encoding cupin-like domain-containing protein has protein sequence MQENAKSVRVWENVDRDSFAREILPLAQPAILRGLVSDWPVIQIAKDSDSAWKDYLTDFSLEKPVQSFHGAADMGGFFTFSDDLKTFNFVRKQQSLSHVLEQLLDKSRVHGSTYLYAGAVNVSEHLPGFAKEHSNPLIDPAINPEVDQLFSIWVGNKTRVPAHWDLPQNIACVTKGRRRFTLFPIEQVPNMYIGPLDITIAGQPSSLVDPYNPDLERFPKFVEAAKHTQIAELEPGDALFIPSLWLHHVESLDDVGMLVNFWWREGPTATRFTPMHSLMHAILSIRNMPEVERMSWKVLFDQYIFQTGDDPVAHLPEGKRGVLGELGEQGEANLRKYLASRLLR, from the coding sequence TTGCAAGAAAATGCAAAATCCGTACGTGTTTGGGAAAACGTGGATCGCGATTCATTTGCTCGAGAAATATTACCTTTGGCGCAACCGGCTATTCTGAGAGGTCTTGTGAGTGACTGGCCAGTTATACAAATAGCCAAAGACTCTGACAGCGCATGGAAAGACTATTTAACAGACTTCAGTCTGGAAAAACCAGTCCAGAGTTTTCACGGTGCTGCAGATATGGGTGGTTTTTTTACATTTTCAGATGATCTCAAAACATTTAATTTTGTGCGTAAGCAACAAAGCTTGTCGCATGTGCTTGAGCAGCTTTTGGATAAGAGCCGGGTCCATGGTTCAACCTATTTATATGCGGGCGCAGTGAATGTCTCCGAACACCTCCCGGGTTTTGCCAAAGAACATTCAAATCCCTTGATCGATCCGGCGATTAATCCAGAAGTAGATCAGCTTTTCTCTATCTGGGTTGGCAATAAAACCCGGGTGCCGGCTCATTGGGATTTGCCACAAAATATTGCCTGCGTCACGAAGGGTCGTCGTCGTTTCACATTATTCCCGATCGAACAAGTGCCCAATATGTACATAGGCCCACTGGATATTACGATAGCAGGGCAACCAAGTAGCCTGGTTGATCCCTACAATCCAGATCTTGAGCGATTTCCAAAATTCGTTGAAGCCGCTAAACACACACAAATTGCTGAACTCGAACCGGGTGACGCCTTGTTTATACCAAGTTTATGGTTGCATCATGTAGAGTCACTGGATGACGTCGGCATGTTGGTGAATTTCTGGTGGCGTGAGGGTCCAACCGCCACAAGATTTACGCCAATGCACTCCTTAATGCACGCCATTCTTTCAATTCGTAATATGCCGGAAGTTGAAAGAATGTCATGGAAAGTATTATTTGATCAATATATTTTTCAAACCGGCGATGACCCGGTAGCCCACTTGCCAGAGGGCAAGCGTGGTGTGCTGGGTGAATTGGGCGAGCAGGGTGAAGCAAATTTACGTAAGTACCTGGCGAGCCGCCTGCTACGCTAA
- a CDS encoding tryptophan 7-halogenase, with product MTVDNSHKIKRVVIVGGGTAGWISAAALSKFLGNVVDIELVESASIGTVGVGEATIPQLIRLNTTLGLDECEFMRETKATFKLGIEFSNWGKVGDSYLHTFGDVGINLSNLHFHQYWLRSIQQGAKTSLWDYSLHNTAAYQQRFAHLQKVGNTSMGGLAYAFHFDAGLYAKYLRKYSENAGVKRTEGKVVDVQLRPDNGFIRSIKLENGQEIHGDMFIDCTGFRALLIGNTLGIGYENWSHWLPCNSAAAVASESTEPLLPYTKSTAHSSGWQWRIPLQHRTGNGHVYCDQFMSDDEAIKILLNNLDAGKIGDPRVLRFVTGRREKFWHKNCVSIGLSSGFLEPLESTSIHLIQSNISQLIGLFPHRDFSPVDISEYNRQAGEEYDLIRDFLILHYKQTQRTDSDFWKYCRTMPIPDSLQHKMDLFAESGRIVREPKDLFRDSSWVQVMLGQGIIPKYHHPLADRITDEQLKEFLANVKNIVDNTVNKLPAHSDYLNQYCLT from the coding sequence AGTGGACAATTCACATAAAATAAAAAGAGTCGTAATTGTCGGAGGCGGGACCGCAGGCTGGATATCTGCTGCGGCACTGAGTAAATTTCTCGGCAATGTGGTCGACATTGAATTAGTTGAATCCGCCTCCATTGGCACTGTTGGTGTTGGTGAAGCGACTATCCCGCAATTAATTCGACTGAATACAACTCTTGGACTCGATGAGTGCGAGTTCATGCGGGAAACCAAAGCCACTTTCAAACTTGGTATTGAGTTCAGTAACTGGGGCAAGGTCGGGGATTCTTATTTGCATACCTTTGGTGATGTTGGCATCAACCTATCGAATTTACACTTTCACCAATACTGGCTTCGCAGTATCCAGCAAGGCGCCAAGACCAGTTTGTGGGATTACTCCCTGCATAATACGGCTGCCTACCAGCAGCGCTTCGCCCATTTACAGAAAGTTGGCAACACTTCTATGGGCGGTCTTGCCTATGCTTTTCATTTCGACGCCGGTTTATACGCCAAGTATCTGCGTAAGTATTCTGAAAACGCTGGCGTTAAACGTACCGAAGGTAAAGTTGTTGATGTACAGCTGAGACCGGATAATGGATTCATCAGATCAATCAAACTGGAGAATGGACAGGAAATTCACGGAGACATGTTCATTGACTGCACGGGTTTTCGTGCGCTACTGATTGGCAATACATTGGGAATTGGCTATGAAAACTGGTCGCATTGGTTACCCTGTAATTCTGCAGCTGCAGTAGCTTCTGAATCTACTGAACCCTTGCTGCCTTATACAAAATCGACTGCGCACAGTTCAGGTTGGCAATGGCGAATTCCTTTACAGCATCGAACTGGTAATGGCCATGTGTATTGCGATCAGTTCATGTCTGACGATGAAGCCATTAAGATTCTGCTAAATAACCTGGACGCGGGCAAAATTGGAGACCCGCGGGTATTGCGTTTCGTCACCGGGCGTCGTGAAAAATTCTGGCACAAGAATTGTGTCTCAATCGGGCTCTCGAGCGGTTTTCTGGAACCTTTGGAATCGACAAGTATTCATCTGATTCAATCCAACATCAGTCAATTGATCGGATTGTTTCCGCATCGGGATTTTTCTCCCGTTGATATCAGTGAATACAATCGCCAGGCTGGCGAAGAATACGATCTGATTCGGGATTTTCTAATCCTGCATTATAAGCAGACTCAACGCACAGACTCCGATTTCTGGAAATATTGTCGCACTATGCCTATACCCGATTCATTGCAACATAAGATGGATTTGTTTGCCGAAAGTGGGCGCATAGTGCGTGAACCCAAAGACCTTTTCCGTGACAGTAGTTGGGTACAGGTTATGCTTGGACAAGGAATAATTCCAAAATATCACCATCCATTGGCAGACAGGATCACGGATGAACAACTTAAGGAATTTTTAGCGAATGTTAAAAATATTGTAGACAATACAGTAAATAAACTACCTGCGCATTCCGACTACTTGAATCAATATTGCCTGACCTAA